Part of the Rhodococcus sp. OK302 genome is shown below.
CCCGGCAGACCGAGAACCGGGAGGGACGCGTCGTAACTGCGAACGGCAGAGGCAACTGCCCGTGCTTGCTCCCGGTGGTGAACTATCGCGTTGTAGAGCGCACCATGGGGTTTGACGTAGGTGACGCGGGAGCCGGCGACGCGGGCGAGCCCGTCGAGGGCTCCGATCTGATAAATGACGTCGGCGGCCAAGTCGGCCGGGGAGACGTCCATGAAGCGTCGACCGAATCCGGCGAGATCGCGGTAACCGACCTGCGCGCCGATCCGCACGTCGCCGGCTACGGCGGAGCGGCACGTCGCCAACAGCGTTGTCGGGTCGCCGGCATGAAAGCCGCACGCGACGTTCGCGCTGGTGACCACTTTCAGCATCGCGTCGTCGTCACCCAAAGTCCAGGCACCGAAACCTTCACCGAGGTCGCTGTTCAGGTCAACACGAAACGTCATAGCTCGAGTCTAGGAGTCAGGCGTGCGCGGGAATTCGTCCGGCATTCTTCCGACGCGCAGCCCCGGTCAGACGGCACACCAGGTAGATCACGAACGACACCGATGTGACGAAGCTGGACACGGGAACTCCGGGTGCCAGCGACAGCAGGATGCCGCCGACGGCTGCCAGTTCGGCGAAGAGAACCGAGAGGATCGTGGCCTTGAGGGGACTCGCAGTGACGTAGGCAGCGGCCGCAGCGGGGGTAATGAGCAAGGACATCACCAACAGTGCGCCGACGATCTGCACACCCAGAGCCGCTGTGATGCCGACCAGAACGGCGAAGGCGATGGACAGTGCACGCACCGGAACGCCGCGCGCTGCAGCAACTTCGGGATCGGTACTTGCGAACAGCAAAGGGCGGTAGATGAATCCGAGTGTGCCGATCACGATGACGGCGCACAGAAGGAGGAGTTCGAGACCGCTGTTACCCGGTGCCACGATCTGACCGACCAGCAACGAGAAACTGGTTCCGGTACGCCCGTCGTACGCCCAGAGGAACAGCACCGACAGTCCGAGCCCGAAGGCCATGATCACGCCGATCACCGAATCACGATCTCGCGCTTTGGCTCCCAATAATCCGAACAGCACTGCGGCGACCACCGAACCCACGATGGCTCCGGCTCCGACGCTCACCCCGACAAGCAGGGCGGCAGACGCGCCGGTCAGTGACAGTTCGCTGGTGCCGTGGACCGAGAACGACATCTGCCGACTCACGATCAGGGGGCCGATGATGCCGGCCAACAACCCGAGGATCGCACCGGCGATCAAAGCCTGCTGAACGAAGTCGTACTGCAGAAGGTCGATGGTCGCGGACACGTCGAACATCCGTGACATTGCGTCGGTGAACTTGTTACTCACTAGTGGTGATCCTCATCGCTGTGGTGAACGCCTTCGCCGGGACGGAGTCCGCCTGCGCTGCCGAGAGCGTCGATGGCGTCGCCGGTTCCGACGACAACCAGGCGGCCGCGAACCTGCAAGACCTCGACGTCGGTGTTGTACAGATCCGACAGGACCTCCGACGTCATCACCTCTGCCGGCGTGCCGATGCGGAACTTGCCGTCCACCAGATACAGCACCCGATCTACCAACGGCAGGATCGGATTGATCTCGTGGGTCACGAACAAGACAGCTGTGTCATGGGTGCGTCGACGCTTGTCGATCAAACTGGAAACGAGATGCTGATTCGCGAGGTCGAGGCTCAGGAGCGGTTCGTCGCACAGCAGGATCTTCGGATCGCCGACCAGTGCCTGCGCGATGCGCAGTCGCTGCTGCTCGCCGCCGGACATGGAACCGATGGGGGCGTCGGCATAGGACTGCGCGCTGACCTGTGCGATGGCGTCGTCGACAATCTTGCGTCGACGCGCCCGCCGCAGCAGACCGGTGCCCCACTGATGTCCGTCGACACCGAGACCGACAAGATCGCGCCCACGGAGGGGGAGTCCGTCGTCGATGGATTTCTGCTGGGGGATGTATCCGACGTGCGAGTTTCCGGCGCGGGCCGGGGTGCCGACGATTTCGGCAGTGCCGCCGCTGAGTTGGAGTTGTCCCAGCAGGATTTTCAGGAGCGAGGTCTTGCCGGATCCGTTGGGGCCGAGCACGGCGATGAATTCGCCAGGCTGAACGTCGAGATCGAGGCCGTCCCACAGGGTGCGGGCGCCGAAGGACAATCGGGCGCCCTTCAGGGACACTGCAGGTAAAGCGGAAGTTTCTGTCACAAGCCGATCAGTTCTTCTCGTAAGTAAGTGAGCAATAAAATTACTGGGCAGAGAGAGCGTTTGCGAGTGACTCCGCAGTCTGCGTCTGCCACTGAATGTAGTCCAGACCCTCGGGCAGAGTCTCCGTAACCTCGACGATGGGGATGCCCGCTTTCTCGGCGGTGGAGCGCATGTCCTGTGTCACTTTGTCCTGTGTCTGGACGTTGTAGACCAGCGCGCGGGCCTTCTTGTCCGTCAACAGTTCGCGGGTTGCGGCGATGGCAGCGGGCGACGGGTCGTTGCCGTCTTCGATGGCGCTGGTGAACTCTTCGGGAGTGACGTCTTCGAGTTCGGTAGCAACGAGCAGATAGTGCGCAATGGGTTCGGTCTGCGCGACACCGGTGCCGGCGTGGGCAGCAGCAATGGAATCGGTGATCGTGGTGATCCCGGCCAGCTTCTGGCTGTAGGCCTGCGCGTTTGCCTCGTACGTCGCCGCGTTCTCGGGGTCGAGCGCGCTCAGTTGATCGGCGACGGAGTGCGCCACGGCGTCGACGGTGGGGATGTCGAACCAGACGTGTTCGTTGACCGAGCCGTGGGTGTGGCCGTCATGAGATGCGCCGGTCGTTTCGTTGGCGTGGATGCCGCCGTCGAACAGGTTGTACGCGTTGACCGTCTTCTGATTTCCCTTGCCGGCGTCGAGAACGTCGGTGATGAACTGGTCGTAGCCACCGCCGTTGTAGACGACCAGGGATGCGTCGGTGATCTTCGCGGCCTGGGCGGGCGTCGTTTCGAAAGAGTGCGGATCCGCAGACGGCTCGTTGATGATGGAGGTGACGGTCAGTGTGTCGCCGGCGACGGCCTGCGCGACGTTGCCCCACACGTTTGTGGATGCGACGACGGTGATGCCTTCGTCTTTGGAGGAGCTGGATCCGCAAGCCGTGAGCGCGAATGCTGCGACGACCGAGACAGCGGCAATCGCGGTGGTGGTTCGGAATTTCGGCGACAATCGCACTGGGGTCTTCTCCTGAACAAAGGCGAGGCTAAACGCTATTGGAAACCGTTACCGTTACACATTAGCGCATAGTCGCTGGTAGTACATGTTCACTTCGGCCCAAACGCGCCGACCATGACGGCTACCGATAGCGTCCGTTTATGCCCCGGTCACGTCAGCCACGCCGTCAAGCCACTTTGGCGTCGCTCGCCGCCGAGCTCAATGTGTCGAGAACTACAGTCTCGAACGCGTATAACCGACCCGATCAGCTCTCTGCCGAGCTTCGGGATCGAGTGCTCCAAGCGGCCAAGCGACGCGGATATGCCGGACCCGATCCGGTGGCCCGCTCCCTCCGTACCCGAAAAGCCGGCGCCGTCGGGCTTCTGCTCACCGAAGCGCTCAGCTACAGCTTCCGTGACCCAGCAGCCATGAGCTTCCTGGCTGGTCTCTCCGAATCCTGTGAAGAGGCGGGGCAGGGGCTCCTCTTGATTCCCGCCGGCCCCGGCCGTCACGAAGCGGATGCCGCAGCGGTCGTGCAACAAGCCGGCGTCGACGGGTTTGTCGTCTACTCGGTCGCCGCCGACGACCCCTATCTTGCGGCCGTGCTCGAACGTCATATCCCGATCGTGGTCTGCGATCAGCCGCGTGAGATCCCCGGCGCATCGCTCGTCGGCATCGACGACCGTGCTGCCATGCGCAAGGTTTCCGACTACCTGATCAGCCTCGGGCACACCGAAATCGGTGTGCTCTGCATGCGACTGGGCCGCGACAGAATGGATGGTGTTGTCAGTCAGGAACGGCTGCAGTCACCTCGGTTCCACGTTCAGCGTGAACGGATCGAAGGCGTCCGTGATTCGATGGTCGCGGCAAACCTGGATCCACTCTCGCTCACGGTGATCGAACGGTACGTCCACACCAAGCAATCCGGGCACTCCGCAGCAGCAGAGGCGCTCGCGACAAATCCGAAGATCACGGCACTGATCTGCACTACCGACGTGCTTGCCCTCGGCGCCCTGGACTGGGCGCGCTGGCAGGGAATCGATGTACCGGGACAGTTGTCGATCACCGGTTTCGACGGCGTCGGCGAAGCATTGCGTGAATCGCTGACCACGGTGCGGCAGCCCCAAGAGGAAAAGGGCCGCCGCGCCGGTGCGCTCCTGATGTCGCCGTCCAACTCCGGAGTGCCGGTCGTGGAGATGCTCGAGACCGAACTCCTGGTCGGGCGAACGGCGGGTCAGGCCAAGAGCTGAGCGGGTTCGGCCAGGAGTTGAGCGCAGCGCAACAATCCGAGATGGCTGTAGGCCTGAGGATGGTTGCCGAGTGAGCGTTCTGCGACCGGGTCGTACTCTTCTGCCAACAGTCCGGTGGGCCCGGCTGCTGCAACCAGTTGGTCGAACAGTGCCTCGGCTTGCAGGCGTTGACCGATCAGGAGGTATGCCTCCACCAGCCAGGCCGCACAGAGGTGGAACCCGCCTTCGATGCCGGGCAAGCCGTCGTCATGGTGGTAGCGGTACACCGTTGAGCCGCTACGCAATTCGGCCTCGGTGGCAGTGACCGTAGCGGCAAATCGAGGGTCCGAGGGATCGATCAGTCCCGACAGCCCGATGTGCAGGGTAGCCGCGTCGAGATCGGTGCCGTCGTACGCGGCGGTGTAGGACTGTACGTCGTCCTTCCATCCCTTTTCGCGTACCTCGTCGGCGATCTGGTCGCGCAATTCTGCCCACTCGGGTAGCGCCTTGCGTCCGAAGCGGTCGGCCAGTTTCACGGCGCGGTCGACCGTCACCCAGCCCATCACCTTGGAATAGACGTGGTGGCGGGGGTTGTCGCGGATCTCCCAAATGCCGTGATCGGGTTCGAACCATCGGCGTTGTACGGCTTCGACCATGGCGCACACCAGTTCCCAGTCGCGATCGCTCAGGGAACTAGAAACGCGGGCAATGGAAACGCCCGCCTTTTCGCGTGCATCGGCAAGGTGTCCGATCAATTCGACGATCGGGCCGAACACGTCCAGCTGAACCTGCTGGTTGGCGGCGTTGCCCACTCGAACGGGTCGGGATCCGGCATAGCCGGGAAGCGAGTCGATAACAGCCTCAGGCGGCAGTGACGTGCCGTGCAAGGTGTACAGCGGGTGCAGACGCTCGGGACCGGGCAGGGTTTCGAGGACGCGGTGAACCCAGTCGAGGTAATTCTCGGCTTCGGCGGTGGAGCCCACGCTCACGAGAGCTGTTGCGGTGAGCGCGGCATCGCGCAGCCAGCAGTACCGGTAGTCCCAGTTGCGGACTCCGCCGATCTCTTCGGGCAACGACGTCGTTGCCGCGGCCATGATGGAACCGGAATCGGCGTGAACCAGCCCGCGCAGAGTCAGTGCGGAGCGTTTCATCAAGTCCGGCTTGAGCTTTGGAAGGTCGAGCGTTTTTGCCCAGTCCGACCAGTAGGACTCGGACGTTGCTCGACGGTCCATCTCGAGAACCTCGGACGGGCCGATGTCATCGGTGCCACAGCGCAATTCGAGAATCACATCACCCTTGGACGGTTCGACGATGGCATGGGCCGTCTGCTGATTTCCGTCGGTAGCGATATTCCACTGCACGCCGGGGGAGCGCAGCACGTACGGCTCGTTGGTTCCGGTGACGCGGATGCCCTCGTCCACAACCTCGAGGGTGACCTGGCCTTGGCCGAACTCTGGGCGCGGGGCGAACGAGACTATGGCGTCGGCTCGGCCGGAAATGATGCGGGTCAGATCGGTTCGGCCCGCCGGTACGTCGTGCGGGAGGTAGTCCGTGACGGACAAGCTCGCCCAGCGGGTCTGGACCGTCATCGTGCCGTCGAGGTACTTCTGGCTCAGGGGGAGCGCCGTCCGCCGCGGGCCGACGCTGAAGTGTCCCGCGCCGGTTCCACCGAGAAGATGGGCGAACACCGCTGCGGAATCGGGCTCGGGATGGCACAGCCAGGTGAGGGTGGCGTCGGGCGTGACCAGTGCGACCGTACGTGGGCTGGCGAGCATCGAGAGGCGCTCGATGGGCGGCGCGTCCGCACCCGAGAGCCAGGTACGACGCTCGTCGAGAAGGAATGCCAGCGCGGCAGCAACGTCCTCGGTGCTGTCGACTCGGTAGGCGGCGACGCTGTCTCCGCTCCCGACCTTGATGCCGATATCGGGTCCCTGGAGCCTGCTGAAGGCTTTTTCGTCGGTCACGTCGTCGCCGAAGAAGACGGCTGCAGTTGCGCCGTCCTGGTGGCGAATGAGGTCGAGGGCCTGGCCCTTGTCGGTGGGGATGACGGCCAGTTCGACGACGAACTTGCCTTCGGTGACCTGCACGCCGGGCCAGAGAGCTGATTCGGTGCGGACGGCGATCAATGCCTTTTCCGCGTCGTCGGCGCTGCTGTTTCTCACGTGCAACGCAACGCTGGCCGGCTTCTTCTCGACGCTCGCGCCGACGGTGTCGGCTGCAATGCGCGCCAACTCGATGACTATTTCGTCGAGCAACTTCTTGGCGTCAGCATCGATGGCGTGAACGAATCCGATGTCGAACTCGGAGCCGTGACTGCCCACCAACTGCACTTCGGCGGGTAGCCGTGACAGCGCAGCAAGGTCCTTGAGCGCCCGTCCGGAGATAACCGCCGCCGTTGTGGACGCAAGGCTGGCGAGCGCGCGAAGCGCTCGAACCGATTCTGCGCGGGGATACGCCTTTTCCGGGTCCGCGACAATGGGAGCCATGGTCCCGTCGTAATCGGAAGCCACCAGCAGCCGTGGTGTTCGGGCCACGGCCGCAAGGGCTCGACGGAGTTCGATGGGTAGATCCTGTGCGCTCACCTTTTCAAATCTAGGTGATCAAGCGCATCCTGGCGCGGTAGGAGTTTGGTCGCGCTACTGAAGGGCCGTTACTCAGGTCGACGGGATCCGTCGCCTAGCAGCAGTTCGACAGTGAGTTCCAAACGATTGGCGACATCGGTGGCCGAGGATCGACGGGTGAGCCACGCAACGAGATTGGACAACCACACGTCGGAGATGACGCGAGCGATAGCCAACTGCTCCTCGCTGGGGTCGTCTTCGGTCATTGCTCGTGCGAACAGGCGGTCCATCAATTGACCGACCTGGTCGACCTCGGCAGCCGCCGACGCGTCGGCGAACATGAATGCTCGCGTCATTGCTTCGGTCAGAAGCGGGTCGCGTTGCATGGCTCGGGTGATCAAACCCAAGATCAGTTGCATGCGCTCGAGTGGGCTCGTGCCGGGCGGAATCTTGCCCTTGGAGTCGATCTTCTCGAATTCGCGTGCCAGAGCGGACACCAGCAGGTGCACCTTCGACGGGAAATATCGGTAGAGCGTGCCGACGGCAACATCTGCTCGCTCAGCCACGGCGCGCATCTGAACGGCCTCGTAACCACCCTTGGACGCCAACGTCAGGGTTGCGTCGAGGATGCGCTTACGGCGTTCGCGTTGCGCGTTGGAGCTGAGATCGTCGTCTCCGAGCGTCGCGGCTGCGACGGTGTTGGAGCGGGATCGAGATGTTGCGGTCATCGACAATTTCCTTCGCGCCTTGACTCATGGCCAGGTCTCATATTAGAACACGTTCTATACAATTGTGTCACTAATTCGAGAGGCGGGAACCAGTTGTGACAATCGCCATGACCGATGAGCAGCGAGCAGTCCAGGAGTCGATCGAGGCCTGGGCACGGTCGACAACGCCGATGAACATGGTACGCGTCGGACCAGTAAATTCGTGGCGGGAGAACTGGTCGGCCTTTAGTGCTCTGGGCATTTTTTCCGTCGCCGTTCCGGAAGCTGTAGG
Proteins encoded:
- a CDS encoding LamB/YcsF family protein, whose product is MTFRVDLNSDLGEGFGAWTLGDDDAMLKVVTSANVACGFHAGDPTTLLATCRSAVAGDVRIGAQVGYRDLAGFGRRFMDVSPADLAADVIYQIGALDGLARVAGSRVTYVKPHGALYNAIVHHREQARAVASAVRSYDASLPVLGLPGSVFLAEAEAAGLRVVTEAFADRAYTPEGTLVPRNQTGAVLHDPVAIAERVHRLVVDGTVDAIDGTVLSVNADSVCVHGDSPAAVDMATEIRKLLTASGISITPFT
- a CDS encoding metal ABC transporter permease → MSNKFTDAMSRMFDVSATIDLLQYDFVQQALIAGAILGLLAGIIGPLIVSRQMSFSVHGTSELSLTGASAALLVGVSVGAGAIVGSVVAAVLFGLLGAKARDRDSVIGVIMAFGLGLSVLFLWAYDGRTGTSFSLLVGQIVAPGNSGLELLLLCAVIVIGTLGFIYRPLLFASTDPEVAAARGVPVRALSIAFAVLVGITAALGVQIVGALLVMSLLITPAAAAAYVTASPLKATILSVLFAELAAVGGILLSLAPGVPVSSFVTSVSFVIYLVCRLTGAARRKNAGRIPAHA
- a CDS encoding metal ABC transporter ATP-binding protein, producing the protein MTETSALPAVSLKGARLSFGARTLWDGLDLDVQPGEFIAVLGPNGSGKTSLLKILLGQLQLSGGTAEIVGTPARAGNSHVGYIPQQKSIDDGLPLRGRDLVGLGVDGHQWGTGLLRRARRRKIVDDAIAQVSAQSYADAPIGSMSGGEQQRLRIAQALVGDPKILLCDEPLLSLDLANQHLVSSLIDKRRRTHDTAVLFVTHEINPILPLVDRVLYLVDGKFRIGTPAEVMTSEVLSDLYNTDVEVLQVRGRLVVVGTGDAIDALGSAGGLRPGEGVHHSDEDHH
- a CDS encoding metal ABC transporter solute-binding protein, Zn/Mn family produces the protein MRLSPKFRTTTAIAAVSVVAAFALTACGSSSSKDEGITVVASTNVWGNVAQAVAGDTLTVTSIINEPSADPHSFETTPAQAAKITDASLVVYNGGGYDQFITDVLDAGKGNQKTVNAYNLFDGGIHANETTGASHDGHTHGSVNEHVWFDIPTVDAVAHSVADQLSALDPENAATYEANAQAYSQKLAGITTITDSIAAAHAGTGVAQTEPIAHYLLVATELEDVTPEEFTSAIEDGNDPSPAAIAATRELLTDKKARALVYNVQTQDKVTQDMRSTAEKAGIPIVEVTETLPEGLDYIQWQTQTAESLANALSAQ
- a CDS encoding LacI family DNA-binding transcriptional regulator; translated protein: MPRSRQPRRQATLASLAAELNVSRTTVSNAYNRPDQLSAELRDRVLQAAKRRGYAGPDPVARSLRTRKAGAVGLLLTEALSYSFRDPAAMSFLAGLSESCEEAGQGLLLIPAGPGRHEADAAAVVQQAGVDGFVVYSVAADDPYLAAVLERHIPIVVCDQPREIPGASLVGIDDRAAMRKVSDYLISLGHTEIGVLCMRLGRDRMDGVVSQERLQSPRFHVQRERIEGVRDSMVAANLDPLSLTVIERYVHTKQSGHSAAAEALATNPKITALICTTDVLALGALDWARWQGIDVPGQLSITGFDGVGEALRESLTTVRQPQEEKGRRAGALLMSPSNSGVPVVEMLETELLVGRTAGQAKS
- the otsB gene encoding trehalose-phosphatase encodes the protein MSAQDLPIELRRALAAVARTPRLLVASDYDGTMAPIVADPEKAYPRAESVRALRALASLASTTAAVISGRALKDLAALSRLPAEVQLVGSHGSEFDIGFVHAIDADAKKLLDEIVIELARIAADTVGASVEKKPASVALHVRNSSADDAEKALIAVRTESALWPGVQVTEGKFVVELAVIPTDKGQALDLIRHQDGATAAVFFGDDVTDEKAFSRLQGPDIGIKVGSGDSVAAYRVDSTEDVAAALAFLLDERRTWLSGADAPPIERLSMLASPRTVALVTPDATLTWLCHPEPDSAAVFAHLLGGTGAGHFSVGPRRTALPLSQKYLDGTMTVQTRWASLSVTDYLPHDVPAGRTDLTRIISGRADAIVSFAPRPEFGQGQVTLEVVDEGIRVTGTNEPYVLRSPGVQWNIATDGNQQTAHAIVEPSKGDVILELRCGTDDIGPSEVLEMDRRATSESYWSDWAKTLDLPKLKPDLMKRSALTLRGLVHADSGSIMAAATTSLPEEIGGVRNWDYRYCWLRDAALTATALVSVGSTAEAENYLDWVHRVLETLPGPERLHPLYTLHGTSLPPEAVIDSLPGYAGSRPVRVGNAANQQVQLDVFGPIVELIGHLADAREKAGVSIARVSSSLSDRDWELVCAMVEAVQRRWFEPDHGIWEIRDNPRHHVYSKVMGWVTVDRAVKLADRFGRKALPEWAELRDQIADEVREKGWKDDVQSYTAAYDGTDLDAATLHIGLSGLIDPSDPRFAATVTATEAELRSGSTVYRYHHDDGLPGIEGGFHLCAAWLVEAYLLIGQRLQAEALFDQLVAAAGPTGLLAEEYDPVAERSLGNHPQAYSHLGLLRCAQLLAEPAQLLA
- the kstR gene encoding cholesterol catabolism transcriptional regulator KstR; this encodes MTATSRSRSNTVAAATLGDDDLSSNAQRERRKRILDATLTLASKGGYEAVQMRAVAERADVAVGTLYRYFPSKVHLLVSALAREFEKIDSKGKIPPGTSPLERMQLILGLITRAMQRDPLLTEAMTRAFMFADASAAAEVDQVGQLMDRLFARAMTEDDPSEEQLAIARVISDVWLSNLVAWLTRRSSATDVANRLELTVELLLGDGSRRPE